ATCTCTGTACCGATCCTTAACGAATATTTCCATAGATTATTGTAGAGTTATAATTCATTAAACTCGATTACTCATTGATTAACATTTACCTTCTTGATGACTTGGTAATTTGGTGGCAGGAAGACAGCATATGGGGTGAAGGTCCAAATAAAGAGCAAATGCCTTAGTTTTGTGGAAGCATTTCATGTTGAAAGTGAAACAAAATGCAGATAAATTGCAGAAGACTTTCAGGTTCAAGGGACTCACCCAATAATGTGAGGTTAACCATAGTGCCCTTCAGCCTCTTGGAGTAGCTTGGCCTGTCTTTGTCAAGACTTTGCTTTAAATTATTTAGCTTAATTAACTATGATGACAATCTATGATGCCTGTATCTCTATATAATCATGCTAAAACAGGCTAGTCCTGTTGCTTAGTCGTACCATCTAATATGGTACAAAATAATcatgtaatattatttttttgtgagcATACTGTTTGTAATGAGTAGGGCTgaacaatacaaaaaaattatcacattgcgatatttaaaattttataaataaattttacgCAATAAATATTAGCGtatttataaaactgaaaaattgaaaattTGAATGAACAATAGAATCAAACAggttggtggtgttgctgcgAGACAATTAACTTACTTTTACTCCTGTTTCCTCCCATAGTTCAAAAACATGTAGCTTAAGTGAATTGGAGTGCAAGCATGCGTGCATGCACCTTGCAATGGTGTAGTGCACCATCctgggttggttcctgcctcacaccaaatgcaatataaaataaaatgtgtgtgtgtgtgtaatataccacacatatacatacaaatgATTACTAGATTAATCGTCATATTGATTGGTAGATTACTTGGTTATTAATTCAATTAATAGTGACAGTCCTAGTCCTATTGTTGGACCATTAATATGATTTCCCAATGCTAAATTACAAGAGTTGTCCTCTGCTTTGGACAATGTCATGCTGTCATGCCACAAACTGTCTTCAGTCTCATCTCTAGAGGGAGCTGGAATTGAACGAACCTGGTAAGCTGAGGTGGTCCTTGTGTCATTTCAGATGGTCCCTCTGATCAACAAAGCCACAGAAACTCTATTGAccaaccggaagacccatgcTGACTCAGGGCTGAGCTTTGATATACACAGGTAAGTCTCTCATGTTTTCACACCATCTGGAATATCTCTCAGACTGGGCCAGTATGGATGTATAGTCTGAAGTAATGGCTGATATTCGATTGTTGATTGCTGTGTCTGCAGCTATAAAGCATTTTGGCTGCAAAGCTATGGTAaaagcatccatccatacatccattctTGAcccaaactgcttatccagtgcagagtCATAATAATTCTGGGGCCTTTCCTACACAAAGCGTGAGATACTCTGAATCAAATATTGCAGGACAGAAACATGCACTCACACTACCAGCTGTTTAGAGACACCAACTCAGCTAACTGTGAGCAGTTTGGGTTTACACTAAGAGGATTCATGGAGCTAAATGGACCCTATCCTTCTGTGTATCCTTCTCTGGATCTTTTACTGGACGATTCAGGAGCTTTGGCTGCTTCACTATGGATGTGATCGCCAGCGTGGGCTTTGGCACCCAGGTGGACTCCCAGAAGAACCCTAAGGATCCCTTCGTTTACCATGCCCAAAAGTTCTTCTCCTTCACCTTTTTCCCATCACCATGTTCTTCAGTAAGATTCAGGAAGCAGCACTGATCTATTCCAAGCAAAAATTCACTAATTTATCAATTGACAAATTGgagcagcgtgtggctcagtgggctaagcctgtgtgtctgtaatcacaaggtcggcAGTTCAAACCCCCCCTCAGCACGTTTGCGGgttcttgagcaaggctcttaacccccagctccctgagtGCCGCTACGGGTGGCAGCCTTTTGCATACAGCTTACTCTACACatagcaagttgagggaggcgtaaagacaatttccctacgaggatcaataaagtatcggttattattattaattggtTAAATAACACaggtttacaaaaaaaatgttttcaagttccaaggttttttgaatggatttagggtattttgagggtactgaattcaaaaatcccattacttttgctgaattggttctaggttttgagataatggacatccatgaaaataatgcattcccccaatgcgacttgtgtgtgataacaaatgcaatagcttttggtctgtcttttgactctttaacagtgtcttttggcccttggctcaacacgatgcctcgccatccttccctgcggctgtgcctctattaatcctgccattgtgcatcaagcaccccgtgcctgcactggtcggccgctgcattgagacatatatttcaacccctgtattagcttagtcatatcatcttgtttgtttgactcatctgccggcccctggaggatgggctccccctttgggtctggtccctcccaaggtttcttcctcttagggagtttttccttgccaccgttgcctttggcttactcaatggggggtccatacgaggcagaaatgtaaagcgcattgagacaatgtaatgttgtgataatgcgctatataaataaaattgaattgaattgaattgaatcttaggtaatgaaatgaatgatgaagCGTCGAAGgagagtctgaaaataaaattagagtAAAGTTCATATGtgcgtgtttgcatgttcatttattgctgttgttactgTGGTGGTCAATATTTACCCAGATCAAATCTCCATTTgggcttcacaaatgcagtcAAAAGAAGATGTCCCTGGGTTTTTCACCTTTTTTGACTTCACCAGGtccacatatttcacaatagagGGCCAGACTTCCAATGCTCGTTTGACAGCTGGCAAATTTTCGAGCCACCGATGGCCACAGAAAGGAATAGGGAATCTTGAGGATGATATTGCAGCTGTGAAGTCCTCTCTTCTGGCTGGCGCAgagtggaaaagaaaatgtagtgCTTTGAGCATTTTCTCCACCATCCACACTTCAAAACCAGTCTTGAATGAGTTGTGAAGGGTATGTAGGCCACAACTTCCTACAATTACTAACTGTGTCCCAGCAAATTgctcaccacagtgtgaatgtcATCATTGGATGTATAGGAATGATGCAAAGTCCATAGcacttctgctttcagtgtGTCAGTTGAGGAGAATGTACTGAAGGCATTGCTTGTCGGGGGATCTGGAGACACTGCCAATTTGGGTGTAGGCCTTCTCTGTAGGGGTTGTACTTGCAGGACTGGCAAACAACTGAATGGGGACAGTTGTTATCCAACTGTCGACAAAATGCTTGTGCTTCTCTACCCTGATATGTGAGTCAATGGCTTTAGAGCCCATTGTTGctgtcacgcccacgggggcggacccagcagggggcagtcacCCAAGGACCAATTAACCCCGATACTTAAGGGCAAAACCGATCGCTGGTCActtgcgaagtattgagctcATGATCGGCCATACCAAGCACTTCTCTGTCTTCCGTCTCCCTTTGCTCCCGCTACCTACCTGTTCTCCTCGTGTGCGACCCTTAACTCCTGTTCCTTACCTCCTCAGCCCAGCTCCCGTCCTTGAACCTTCCGTCTTGCTGAGCCCGGCTTCCCGAGTTGACCAGCCCTCCTGTTCCCCCGTCCCGTGTACGTGTATCGGACTGACCCCTCGGATTTCGACCCTAGCATCTTGACCTCGACCACTCTCCCGGCTCGCCGTCATTGGAACCGTCTGTCCGGTCGCCTCCTCCTGGGCTCCCCGGGGAGCGGACCTCATCCCACCTTCCATTGCAGAGCTGACAGCTCCCTGTACTTGTTCTCCGCGACGTCTATTAAAGCACGTTTATCCCCGCATTTCTGGATCCtggtctgtctgcctctccgaCCGTGACAGTTGCCAGTTTGATGACTTTTTTTTACAAAGGTTGCATCACGCTTCGTAGACATTAGTTGTCTTTTTCAACCAGCCATGGTACTTTTTTTTGAAGCACTGACATTACtaacaattaataactaatattgtattaatcaacataactttttcctgtcacttATATTGattgatatttttaatttcttttttctatgatgttagactgtttacttactagttgtaactaaaataaaattattcatgCAATTCTGAATGTTTTTCACACATGttgcattaattaattaattagctattaaatatctcagaaactagagccaatctggcaaaaccaaagtcatattcttaatcagcaccataaacttaatataaaaccgtTCAGACATTgttggcaccaaaatcactgtatacGAGTGTAATTGATATTCCTGCGAGCTTGGCTCCATTATACAGGAAGGTAGTGAAGGCTACCCATTGTCGAGCAAGAATGTGCAGTGTCTCTCAGACATGTGCACCTGGAGTTCTCTTACTCCAGTCACACTGCAGGCTGCGCAGTCATTTGTTTCACTGATGCCCTGCTTCTTCCTCCTGCCTGCAGTCGTTTTCCCATTCCTCATCGCTCCTCTAGCACAGCTCTTGCCTAACAAGTCGAGGTACGAGATGAACAGTTTCTTCATCGGGTGCATCAAAGTGATGATCAAGCAGAGAGACAAGCTGCCTGCCTCTCAGGTAAAGTGTCATTGGGAGTTTCTCGAATGCCTAGAAGATGACATTCAGCTGGTTGAGAAGTTTCCCCCCTTGAGCTTGCAGACTGTAAGTGATTACATAACTCCCATGAGCCTTTTGGGggcatttttcattttgggGCAAGTCATGCTTCCTCAGACTGTTtgttaaatattgaaatactgTGTGAATGTAAGATATCGGATGAATGTAAGAAAGGCAATCTGGTCACCTGGGTAGAGCAGTGATTCAGAGCTCCTGGACCTGGAGTGACCCTTGACCTCTATCTCCACAGCGTCGTTGTGAATTTCTCCAGCTGATGCTAGAAGTAAGAAGTGAACGGGAGTATGTATTGCTGGATCAGTTCGACCTGGTAAGCCATGCTGATGACAGCACCCAGGCCGCAGACCGGGGGAAGGCAGCAGATGAGGCTCCACGGCGAATGCAGAGGAGGGTGATGACGGAGGATGAGATTGTGGGCCAGGTCTTCATCTTCCTGCTGGCTGGATATGAGACCAGCAGCAGCACGCTGGCCTTTGTCTGCTACTTACTGGCCATCCACCCCGAGTGCCAGCAGAGAGTACAGGAGGAGGTGGACGGTTTTTTCTCCATGACAGTGATTGCTATCTTCTTCCCTTAAGTCATCACTACACTTTGCAGTGATGACACAACCCACCAGAGGATCACTGTTATATAGCAGTTTGTGTTTGTTAAATGATAAAGAAATGCTAATACCTAATAGCCAACATTGCTGACACTGACAATGGTGACTACTCTGTAATCAGTAAAGGCATTTatttattaggaacaccatactaatacggtgtttgaccccctttcgccttcagaactgccttaattctacgtggcattgattcaacaaggtcctgaaagcattctttagaaatgttggcccatattgataggatagcatcttacacttgatggagatttgtgggatgcacatccagggcacgaagctcccattccaccacatcccaaagatgctctattgggttgagatctggtgactgtgggggccattttagtacagtgaactcattgtcatgttcaagaaaccaatttgaaatgattcgagctttgtggcatggtgcattatcctgctggaagtagccatcagaggatgggtacatggtggtcataaagggaaggacatggtcagaaacaatgctcaggtaggccgtggcatttaaacgatgcccaattggcactaaggggcctaaagtgtgccaagaaaacatcccccacaccattacaccaccaccaccagcctgcacagtggtaacaaggcatgatggatccatgttctcattctgtttactccaaattctgactctaccatttgaatgtctcaacagaaatcgagactcatcagaccaggcaacatttttccagtcttcaactgtccaattttggtgagctcgtgcaaattgtagcctctttttcctatttgtagtggagatgagtggtacccggtggggtcttctgctgttgtagcccatccgcctcaaggttgtgcgtgtgttgcttcacaaatgctttgctgcatacctcggttgtaacgagtggttatttcagtcaaagttgctcttctatcagcttgaatcagtcggcccattctcctctgacctctagcatcaacaaggcattttcgcccacaggactgccgcatactggatgtttttccctttgcacaccattctttgtaaaccctagaaatggttgtgcgtgaagatcccagtaactgagcagattgtgaaatactcagaccggcccgtctggcaccaacaaccatgccacgctcaaaattgcttaaatcacctttctttcccattctgacattcagtttggagttcaggagattgtcttgaccaggaccacacccctaaatgcattgaagcaactgccatgtgattggttgattagataattgcattaatgagaaattgaacaggtgttcctaataatcctttaggtgagtatataaGAGATCTAATAAGTTTTTGATggtatacaaaaaaataagctGAAACAGTCTTTTGGTGTGCAGCACTATGGCCTCACACCATCAGGATTGCGGGTTTGATTCCTGCCCTTGGCTCTGTGTGTCAAGTTTGCATAATCTCTACACATCCTCTTGCACAAGTTTCTCCCTAAAGTCCAAAGACATACTgttaggtgaattggtgtctctgGCTTTTGTCATAGTATGTGATTTGCTCTGTGTTggcctgccttgtgctctgtgcattctgggatagggtCCATGTTCCTCAGAAATCTGTTCTGAATATGCAGGTATTGAagttggatggatagataaaaggAACACATCCTGACTTTGTGCACTTCTGCTGTTGTCTGGCATCATGTTAGTGTGTTGTGGTATAGTGTAATGTAGTTTATTACTTGCCTTAATGAAGGTTTGATAGATCGCACATAAGAATAACCTTGTTAACCCCAAGCAGGTAAAACCAACAAACCCAAATGAACAGAAGAACGAGGGGGTTTATCTAAAAGATGATACACCTCATGACACACCTAGGACACATCTAGACCTG
The nucleotide sequence above comes from Paramormyrops kingsleyae isolate MSU_618 chromosome 3, PKINGS_0.4, whole genome shotgun sequence. Encoded proteins:
- the LOC111839790 gene encoding thromboxane-A synthase-like — translated: MVPLINKATETLLTNRKTHADSGLSFDIHRSFGCFTMDVIASVGFGTQVDSQKNPKDPFVYHAQKFFSFTFFPSPLKFIFVFPFLIAPLAQLLPNKSRYEMNSFFIGCIKVMIKQRDKLPASQRRCEFLQLMLEVRSEREYVLLDQFDLVSHADDSTQAADRGKAADEAPRRMQRRVMTEDEIVGQVFIFLLAGYETSSSTLAFVCYLLAIHPECQQRVQEEVDGFFSMTVIAIFFP